The following proteins come from a genomic window of Pseudomonas putida:
- the ccoP gene encoding cytochrome-c oxidase, cbb3-type subunit III, whose protein sequence is MTTFWSLYVTVLTLGTIFSLTWLLLSTRKGQREEVTDETVGHAFDGIEEYDNPLPKWWFWLFVGTIIFALGYLVLYPGLGNWKGILPGYSYLDNDKQTEFSNGQPGWTGVHEWEKEMAKADARFGPIFAKFAAMPIVDVAKDPQALKMGARLFASNCSVCHGSDAKGAFGFPNLTDNDWRWGGEPETIKTTIMGGRHGVMPAWAEVIGDQGVADVAAFVVSKLDGRTLPEGAKADVENGQKIFAANCVACHGPEGKGTPAMGAPNLTHPQAFIYGSSFAQLQQTIRYGRQGQMPAQEQLQGNDKVHLLAAYVYSLSHQAEPAKAE, encoded by the coding sequence ATGACAACCTTCTGGAGTCTGTACGTTACCGTCCTGACCCTGGGCACCATCTTCTCGTTGACCTGGCTGCTGCTGTCGACCCGCAAGGGCCAGCGCGAAGAGGTTACCGACGAAACCGTCGGGCATGCCTTCGATGGCATCGAGGAGTACGACAACCCGCTGCCGAAATGGTGGTTCTGGCTGTTCGTCGGCACCATCATCTTCGCCCTCGGCTACCTGGTGCTGTACCCGGGCCTGGGCAACTGGAAAGGCATCCTGCCGGGCTATTCGTACCTGGATAACGACAAGCAGACCGAGTTTTCCAACGGCCAGCCGGGCTGGACCGGCGTGCACGAGTGGGAAAAGGAAATGGCCAAGGCCGACGCCCGCTTCGGGCCGATCTTCGCCAAGTTCGCGGCCATGCCCATCGTGGATGTGGCCAAGGACCCGCAGGCATTGAAAATGGGCGCGCGGCTGTTCGCCTCCAACTGCTCGGTGTGCCACGGTTCCGACGCCAAGGGCGCCTTCGGCTTCCCCAACCTCACCGACAATGACTGGCGCTGGGGCGGCGAGCCGGAAACCATCAAGACCACCATCATGGGCGGGCGCCATGGCGTGATGCCGGCCTGGGCCGAAGTAATCGGTGACCAGGGCGTGGCCGATGTGGCTGCATTCGTGGTCAGCAAACTCGATGGCCGCACATTGCCTGAGGGCGCGAAAGCCGATGTCGAGAACGGGCAGAAGATCTTTGCTGCCAACTGCGTGGCCTGCCACGGGCCGGAAGGCAAAGGTACACCCGCCATGGGCGCACCGAACCTGACCCACCCGCAGGCGTTCATCTACGGTTCGAGCTTTGCCCAGCTGCAGCAGACCATTCGTTATGGCCGCCAGGGGCAGATGCCGGCCCAGGAACAGCTGCAGGGCAACGACAAGGTGCACTTGCTGGCGGCTTATGTTTACAGCCTGTCGCACCAGGCTGAACCGGCCAAGGCTGAGTAA
- a CDS encoding CcoQ/FixQ family Cbb3-type cytochrome c oxidase assembly chaperone encodes MDIGMIRGLGTVVVMVAFVGLALWVFNPRRKKDFDEATQLPFADDPEATRHVEQAKASGSKQQ; translated from the coding sequence ATGGATATCGGGATGATTCGCGGCCTGGGCACCGTCGTGGTGATGGTGGCCTTCGTGGGCCTGGCGCTGTGGGTGTTCAACCCACGGCGTAAAAAGGACTTCGACGAAGCGACCCAACTGCCCTTCGCGGATGACCCCGAGGCCACCCGGCACGTCGAGCAAGCAAAAGCTTCTGGGAGCAAACAACAATGA
- the ccoO gene encoding cytochrome-c oxidase, cbb3-type subunit II — MKHEAVEKNIGLLAFFMVIAVSVGGLTQIVPLFFQDVTNKPVEGMKPRTALELEGRDIYIREGCVGCHSQMIRPFRAETERYGHYSVAGESVWDHPFLWGSKRTGPDLARVGGRYSDDWHRAHLYNPRNVVPESKMPSYPWLVENKLDGKDTAKKMEVLRTLGTPYTDADIAGARDAVKGKTEMDAIVAYLQGLGTIIKSKR; from the coding sequence ATGAAGCATGAAGCCGTCGAGAAGAACATAGGCCTGCTGGCCTTCTTCATGGTCATCGCCGTGAGCGTCGGTGGCCTGACCCAGATCGTCCCGCTGTTTTTCCAGGACGTCACCAACAAGCCGGTCGAGGGCATGAAGCCGCGCACCGCGCTGGAGCTGGAAGGCCGCGATATTTACATCCGCGAAGGCTGCGTGGGCTGCCACTCGCAGATGATCCGCCCGTTCCGTGCCGAAACCGAGCGTTACGGCCACTACTCGGTAGCCGGTGAGAGCGTGTGGGACCATCCGTTCCTGTGGGGTTCCAAGCGCACCGGGCCGGACCTGGCCCGCGTCGGTGGCCGCTACTCCGATGACTGGCACCGTGCGCACCTGTACAACCCGCGCAACGTGGTACCGGAATCGAAGATGCCGTCCTACCCGTGGCTGGTCGAGAACAAGCTCGACGGCAAAGACACCGCGAAGAAGATGGAAGTGCTGCGCACACTCGGCACCCCGTACACCGACGCCGACATTGCCGGCGCTCGTGACGCGGTCAAGGGCAAGACCGAAATGGACGCCATCGTCGCGTACCTGCAGGGTCTTGGCACCATCATCAAAAGCAAACGGTGA